One window from the genome of Halonatronomonas betaini encodes:
- a CDS encoding NAD(P)/FAD-dependent oxidoreductase has protein sequence MNDKKYDILIVGGGVVGTAIARELSKYNLSIALFEKETDVASGTSKANSGIIHAGYNASKDTLKGRLNIESNPMFDQIVSDLKVPFKRIGSLVVGHSQEDKEKLILEKEKSLAQADIDLRVIEKQELREKEPDLAEDAIVALYAPNAGIISPYKLTIAQAENAANNGVEIHLQTEVKQVLHENNYITGIKTNKGEFYGSVVINAAGLYADKIAATVGENYEIVPRKGEYNLFDKKYGSLVNHVIFPMPSEKSKGILITPTVDGNLLLGPNSYVVDDKDDLEVTEQGLNEIWSGGKKLYPSLPGGGVISSFAGLRATIPADPYNDDFKIEALDKPVGFIDVAGIQSPGLSSAPGIAKMVERLIKDISTEIKAPISLKEKPTYNPELDKLPRLDDYKDHREDWHQVYQEDNNYGEIVCRCEHVTKGEIIAELKKSLAPPTLDALKRRTRASGGRCQGGFCGPRIAEIIAEEFNISPLEVTKNGPGSEILMERVKDIKADRDITYRRQKDEN, from the coding sequence ATGAATGATAAAAAGTATGATATTCTAATAGTCGGAGGTGGAGTCGTCGGTACAGCAATCGCAAGAGAGCTGTCAAAATACAACCTGTCAATTGCCCTTTTTGAAAAGGAAACTGATGTAGCTTCTGGAACCTCTAAAGCCAACTCTGGCATAATTCATGCAGGTTATAATGCCTCAAAAGATACTTTAAAGGGTAGATTAAATATAGAATCAAATCCTATGTTCGATCAAATAGTCTCTGATTTAAAGGTTCCATTTAAACGGATAGGTTCTCTGGTTGTTGGCCACAGTCAGGAAGATAAAGAAAAATTAATCCTGGAAAAAGAAAAAAGCCTGGCTCAAGCAGATATTGATTTAAGAGTTATTGAAAAGCAGGAATTAAGAGAAAAAGAGCCTGATCTGGCTGAAGATGCAATTGTTGCTCTCTATGCTCCAAATGCAGGAATAATCTCTCCTTATAAATTAACAATTGCCCAGGCAGAAAACGCAGCCAATAATGGTGTTGAAATCCATTTGCAAACCGAAGTTAAACAGGTTTTACATGAGAATAACTATATTACAGGAATAAAGACCAATAAAGGTGAATTTTATGGCTCTGTCGTTATAAATGCAGCTGGACTTTATGCTGATAAAATAGCTGCAACAGTTGGAGAAAATTATGAGATAGTCCCAAGAAAAGGTGAATATAATTTATTCGATAAAAAATATGGTTCCCTGGTTAATCATGTCATCTTCCCAATGCCATCAGAGAAATCCAAGGGAATACTTATAACACCAACTGTAGATGGCAATTTATTATTAGGACCTAACTCATATGTTGTCGATGATAAAGACGACCTTGAAGTAACCGAGCAGGGTTTAAATGAGATCTGGTCTGGAGGCAAAAAACTATATCCCTCATTACCAGGTGGCGGTGTTATCTCATCATTTGCTGGTCTTAGAGCAACTATTCCAGCAGATCCATATAATGATGATTTTAAAATTGAAGCTTTAGATAAACCAGTCGGTTTTATTGATGTAGCAGGGATACAGTCTCCTGGCCTCTCTTCTGCTCCAGGAATTGCAAAAATGGTAGAAAGACTAATCAAGGATATCTCTACTGAAATTAAAGCACCAATTTCCTTAAAAGAAAAACCAACTTATAACCCTGAATTAGATAAATTGCCCCGGCTTGATGATTATAAAGATCACCGTGAAGATTGGCATCAGGTTTATCAAGAGGATAATAATTATGGTGAGATAGTTTGTCGCTGTGAACACGTAACTAAAGGAGAAATAATTGCAGAATTAAAAAAATCACTTGCCCCTCCAACACTTGATGCTCTTAAAAGAAGAACCAGAGCTAGCGGTGGACGCTGTCAGGGCGGTTTCTGTGGGCCAAGGATTGCAGAAATAATTGCCGAAGAATTCAATATATCACCATTAGAAGTAACCAAAAATGGCCCTGGATCAGAAATCTTAATGGAAAGAGTAAAGGATATAAAAGCCGATCGGGACATCACATATAGGAGGCAAAAGGATGAAAACTAA
- a CDS encoding NAD(P)/FAD-dependent oxidoreductase, which produces MKTKRELVVVGGGPAGLAAALEAHKKGVKDILLIERDEYLGGILQQCIHNGFGLDYFNEELTGPEYAERFIDELKDKNIDVQLKTMVIDINEEKLITALSSKDGIEFIEAESIILAMGCRERTREAIRIPGTRPAGVMTAGAAQRYINIEGYLPGREIVILGSGDIGLIMARRLALEGADVKGVFEIMPYSSGLVRNKVQCLDDFGIPLYLQQTVAKIYGQKRVEAVDIVEVDDNLNQITETKKTIQCDTLLLSVGLIPENELSQQANISLDDITGGPIVDQTRETDIPGVFACGNVLQVHDLVDNVSEESEIAGKAAAEYLLNDQEKEIEQALEVSAGENITYVVPHTLNLNSKTDPIIELFFRVKDPAEDCKISIKDNKEELASYTRPIVEPGEIESVKLPVKLINKDSNEIIVELITGGE; this is translated from the coding sequence ATGAAAACTAAAAGAGAATTAGTTGTTGTTGGAGGTGGGCCAGCCGGTCTTGCTGCTGCCCTTGAAGCCCATAAAAAAGGTGTTAAAGATATCCTTTTAATTGAAAGGGATGAATATCTCGGTGGAATCTTACAGCAGTGCATTCATAATGGGTTTGGTTTGGATTATTTTAATGAAGAGCTTACCGGTCCAGAATATGCTGAAAGATTTATCGATGAACTTAAAGATAAAAACATAGATGTTCAGTTAAAAACAATGGTTATAGATATCAATGAAGAAAAATTAATAACTGCCTTGAGTTCAAAAGATGGTATAGAGTTTATTGAAGCAGAATCAATTATCCTGGCAATGGGTTGCAGAGAGAGAACTAGAGAAGCTATTAGAATTCCAGGTACCCGCCCTGCCGGTGTCATGACTGCCGGAGCGGCACAGAGATATATTAATATCGAGGGCTATCTTCCTGGCAGAGAAATAGTTATCCTTGGTTCAGGAGATATTGGTTTAATAATGGCCAGAAGACTTGCTCTAGAAGGGGCCGATGTCAAAGGAGTATTTGAAATTATGCCCTATTCATCTGGCCTTGTCAGAAATAAAGTACAGTGTTTGGATGATTTCGGTATACCTCTGTATCTTCAGCAGACAGTTGCCAAAATTTATGGGCAAAAAAGAGTCGAAGCCGTAGATATCGTTGAAGTTGATGACAATCTAAATCAAATTACTGAAACTAAAAAGACAATTCAATGCGATACCCTTCTTCTATCAGTCGGTTTAATCCCTGAAAATGAATTAAGTCAGCAGGCCAATATTTCCCTTGATGATATTACTGGAGGCCCGATTGTAGATCAGACACGAGAAACTGATATACCTGGAGTATTTGCCTGTGGCAATGTTCTTCAGGTTCATGACCTTGTAGATAATGTAAGTGAAGAGTCTGAAATTGCAGGGAAAGCTGCTGCTGAATATCTTTTAAATGATCAAGAAAAAGAAATTGAGCAAGCACTTGAGGTTTCAGCTGGAGAAAATATAACCTATGTAGTTCCTCATACATTAAATCTGAATTCCAAGACAGATCCCATAATCGAGTTATTTTTTAGAGTTAAGGACCCGGCAGAAGATTGTAAGATTTCGATAAAGGATAATAAAGAAGAACTGGCCAGTTATACCAGGCCAATCGTTGAGCCTGGAGAGATTGAATCAGTTAAATTGCCGGTAAAATTAATTAATAAAGACTCAAATGAAATAATAGTCGAATTAATAACAGGGGGTGAGTAG
- a CDS encoding DUF1667 domain-containing protein, translating into MDQRTIVCLSCPKGCRVTVKANGDDIKDISGHECPQGIEYAKNEYLNPTRILPTTVRVKNGQIALVPVKTAAPIPKGKIGEAMQKLAEVEVEAPIKLGQVIVENIVETGVDVVATRSIKAKN; encoded by the coding sequence ATGGATCAAAGAACGATTGTCTGTTTAAGTTGCCCTAAAGGCTGTCGGGTTACAGTTAAGGCCAACGGAGATGATATTAAAGATATTAGTGGCCATGAATGCCCCCAGGGGATAGAATATGCTAAAAATGAATATCTAAATCCGACTAGAATTCTACCAACTACTGTCAGGGTGAAAAATGGACAGATAGCCTTAGTACCAGTCAAAACTGCTGCCCCAATCCCTAAAGGAAAAATTGGAGAAGCAATGCAAAAACTGGCAGAAGTTGAAGTTGAAGCTCCTATAAAACTAGGCCAGGTTATTGTTGAAAATATAGTAGAAACCGGTGTAGATGTAGTGGCAACCCGTTCTATCAAAGCAAAAAATTAA
- the glpK gene encoding glycerol kinase GlpK translates to MDKFIMAIDQGTTSTRAMIYNKAGEIVGKSQQEFEQIYPKSGWVEHDPSDIWISTLGVMAGSIKDARIKPSQITGIGITNQRETTVLWDKETSEPIHNAIVWQCRRTNDICQDLRNEGYEDLFNKKTGLVLDPYFSGTKVKWLLDNVDGARERAENDEIIFGTIDSWLIWKLSGGKRHVTDATNASRTLMYNIHEGEWDDELLDILDVPGNILPEVCSSSEIYTETVAHHFFGEEVPIAGIAGDQQAATFAQNCFEVGMTKITLGTGAFLLMNTGNEPYISENGLLTTIAWEIDGEVTYALEGSIFNAGSAIQWLRDELSLIEDAADSEFFAKKVDDTDGVYLVPAFTGLGAPHWHSEARGTMFGISRGTTKNHLIRATLESIVYQSKDLLEAMVEDTGIEFKEVRVDGGASANNFMLQFMADMIATEVQRPVDTETTAAGSAFLAGLAVGFWGNLDEIKSIRNVENVFETDLDSDKRKELYQGWQKAIKGTLAWSDLH, encoded by the coding sequence ATGGATAAATTTATAATGGCAATAGATCAGGGAACAACAAGTACCAGAGCTATGATATATAATAAAGCTGGAGAGATAGTTGGTAAATCTCAACAGGAGTTTGAACAGATTTATCCAAAATCAGGCTGGGTGGAGCATGATCCTTCTGATATCTGGATCTCAACCCTGGGGGTTATGGCAGGTTCTATTAAAGATGCCAGAATTAAACCTTCTCAAATTACCGGGATTGGAATTACAAATCAACGAGAAACCACTGTACTCTGGGATAAAGAAACTTCTGAACCAATTCATAATGCTATTGTCTGGCAATGCAGGCGAACTAATGATATCTGTCAGGATTTAAGAAATGAAGGCTATGAAGATTTATTTAATAAGAAGACCGGGCTGGTATTGGACCCCTATTTTTCTGGAACTAAAGTTAAATGGCTTCTGGATAATGTTGACGGGGCAAGGGAACGGGCTGAAAATGATGAAATTATATTTGGAACGATCGATAGCTGGTTGATCTGGAAGTTAAGTGGTGGAAAAAGACATGTCACTGATGCAACCAATGCTTCTAGAACTTTAATGTATAATATTCATGAAGGTGAATGGGATGATGAACTTCTAGATATCCTTGATGTTCCAGGTAATATACTGCCTGAAGTCTGTTCAAGCAGTGAGATTTATACTGAAACAGTTGCTCACCATTTCTTTGGTGAAGAAGTTCCAATTGCCGGAATTGCTGGAGACCAGCAGGCAGCTACCTTTGCTCAAAACTGTTTTGAAGTTGGTATGACAAAGATAACACTTGGAACCGGTGCATTTTTATTGATGAATACAGGTAATGAACCTTATATCTCTGAAAATGGGCTGCTGACAACTATAGCCTGGGAGATTGATGGAGAGGTTACCTATGCATTAGAGGGAAGTATTTTTAATGCTGGTTCGGCAATCCAGTGGCTAAGAGATGAATTGAGTTTAATTGAAGATGCAGCTGACTCTGAGTTTTTTGCAAAAAAAGTTGATGATACTGATGGTGTCTATCTGGTGCCAGCTTTTACTGGCCTGGGAGCTCCTCACTGGCATTCAGAAGCACGGGGTACTATGTTTGGTATCTCAAGGGGAACGACTAAAAATCACTTGATAAGAGCTACTTTAGAATCGATTGTCTATCAGAGCAAAGATTTATTAGAGGCCATGGTTGAAGATACTGGAATTGAATTTAAAGAGGTAAGAGTCGACGGAGGAGCATCAGCAAATAACTTTATGCTGCAATTTATGGCTGATATGATAGCTACTGAGGTTCAGAGACCGGTGGATACTGAAACAACTGCTGCAGGTTCTGCATTTTTAGCAGGTCTTGCTGTTGGTTTCTGGGGTAATTTAGATGAGATTAAAAGCATCAGAAATGTTGAAAATGTTTTTGAGACTGATTTAGATTCAGATAAAAGAAAAGAATTATATCAGGGCTGGCAGAAGGCTATTAAAGGAACTCTGGCCTGGTCTGATTTACATTAA
- a CDS encoding DUF47 domain-containing protein, producing MNGIVNKTGELAELYNKHALKVLDCLKEFDKALNIYLESGTTDEFKEFAHNVHRLETEADDLRREIVQLLIEKRFLVPNTRRDFMNLLKFTDKAADYAEGTLDFIILKSMDVTDEGKSKINKILELTIEQYNLLIEAIEYVFKDIHQAFTYVEKIADLESDIDVIETELINMLSERDDLSFALKVLYRDFLTRLTDISDIIEDAADEIELIVALRRV from the coding sequence ATGAATGGAATTGTTAATAAAACCGGTGAACTTGCAGAATTATATAATAAGCATGCTTTAAAAGTTTTAGATTGTTTAAAAGAGTTTGATAAGGCGTTAAATATTTATTTGGAATCTGGAACGACTGATGAATTTAAAGAGTTTGCCCATAATGTCCACAGACTTGAAACTGAAGCTGATGATTTAAGAAGAGAGATTGTCCAACTACTGATTGAAAAAAGGTTTCTAGTACCTAATACCAGACGGGATTTTATGAATCTACTAAAATTTACTGATAAAGCCGCTGATTATGCTGAAGGAACTCTGGATTTTATTATACTTAAATCCATGGATGTTACTGATGAAGGTAAGTCTAAAATTAATAAAATTTTAGAATTGACTATTGAGCAATATAATTTATTGATAGAAGCAATAGAGTATGTATTTAAAGATATTCATCAGGCTTTTACCTATGTTGAGAAGATAGCTGATTTAGAATCAGATATTGATGTAATTGAAACTGAACTTATTAATATGCTCTCAGAAAGAGATGATCTTTCCTTTGCTTTAAAGGTTTTATATAGAGATTTTCTGACCAGATTAACAGATATTTCTGATATTATTGAGGATGCCGCTGATGAAATTGAGTTGATTGTTGCTTTAAGAAGGGTATAG
- a CDS encoding CoA-binding protein yields the protein MDYKAESLKLKNWAVVGASDKKDKFGYKIVKTLSDNDYNVFPINPRLEEIDGIKCYSSLNDIDETIDVVDIVVRPEISKKIIPEIAGNNIEYIWLQPGTRSDEIDDLTEKFNLKVVKDCIYSTLA from the coding sequence ATGGATTATAAAGCTGAAAGTCTTAAGTTAAAGAACTGGGCTGTTGTTGGGGCCAGTGATAAAAAGGATAAATTCGGTTATAAAATAGTTAAAACTCTAAGTGATAATGATTATAATGTATTTCCAATTAACCCCAGGCTTGAAGAGATCGATGGCATTAAATGTTATAGTAGCTTAAACGATATAGATGAAACTATTGATGTTGTTGATATAGTGGTAAGGCCAGAGATTAGCAAAAAGATTATTCCTGAAATAGCTGGTAATAATATTGAATATATCTGGTTACAACCAGGCACAAGAAGTGATGAGATAGATGATCTTACTGAAAAATTTAATCTTAAGGTTGTTAAAGACTGTATTTATTCTACATTAGCTTAA
- a CDS encoding desulfoferrodoxin FeS4 iron-binding domain-containing protein: MNVSKKGQVFHCNVCGNEVKVLDVGGGELVCCGQPMELVEEE, translated from the coding sequence ATGAATGTATCAAAAAAAGGTCAGGTATTTCACTGTAATGTCTGTGGGAATGAAGTTAAGGTTTTAGATGTCGGTGGAGGCGAATTGGTCTGCTGTGGTCAGCCAATGGAATTAGTTGAAGAAGAGTAG
- a CDS encoding trans-sulfuration enzyme family protein — MILIKPKDNFSTKLIHAREPDKKPENALNNPIFMTSTFTFDSLEAAEAAFEFETDDYVYTRGNNPTLKIFEDKMAEIENGAAGVAFASGMGAISATLLSLLEPGDNIVAHQILYGSSYKLINEWLRDYNIEGKLVDFNDFEKLDQVVDKNTKVLYMETPANPTLEVIDIERIAEIAKENDCKLVVDNTFASPYLQNPIDQSANIVIHSATKYLGGHGDLVGGVVVADSRDYAMDLKFNYLTELGSVMSPFNAWLILRGMKTLKLRMEAAQANAMKIVEFLQADERVKSVNYPGLESKKSANIWEKQMLGPGAMLSFELDADVNKIREFVNNLDYFKLAVSLGDIESLIEYPFFMTHRDYDKKILDRLGISKYLLRISAGLEDAEILIEDIENNLQKL, encoded by the coding sequence TTGATATTAATTAAACCAAAAGATAATTTTTCGACTAAATTAATCCATGCCAGAGAGCCTGACAAAAAACCTGAAAATGCTTTGAATAATCCAATATTTATGACTTCTACCTTTACGTTTGATAGTTTAGAAGCTGCTGAAGCTGCTTTTGAATTTGAGACTGATGATTATGTTTATACCAGAGGGAATAATCCGACTTTAAAGATTTTTGAAGATAAAATGGCCGAAATAGAAAATGGGGCTGCGGGAGTTGCTTTTGCTTCAGGTATGGGTGCTATTTCTGCAACTTTATTGTCTTTATTGGAACCTGGAGATAATATTGTTGCTCATCAAATTTTATATGGCTCCAGTTATAAACTGATTAATGAATGGCTAAGGGATTATAATATTGAAGGTAAGCTAGTTGATTTTAATGATTTTGAAAAGCTTGATCAGGTTGTAGATAAAAATACTAAGGTTTTATATATGGAAACTCCAGCTAACCCAACTTTAGAGGTTATTGACATAGAAAGAATTGCTGAAATTGCTAAAGAAAATGACTGTAAATTAGTTGTTGATAATACGTTTGCAAGTCCCTATCTGCAAAATCCAATTGATCAGAGTGCTAATATAGTTATTCATAGTGCCACTAAATATTTAGGTGGGCATGGTGATCTGGTTGGTGGAGTTGTTGTTGCTGATTCCAGAGATTATGCTATGGATTTAAAGTTTAATTATTTAACAGAATTAGGCAGTGTAATGAGTCCATTTAATGCCTGGTTGATCTTAAGGGGTATGAAAACTTTGAAGTTGAGAATGGAAGCTGCCCAGGCCAATGCTATGAAGATTGTTGAGTTTTTACAGGCTGATGAGAGAGTGAAATCTGTTAATTATCCAGGGCTGGAATCAAAGAAATCAGCAAATATCTGGGAAAAACAGATGCTTGGGCCAGGGGCCATGCTTAGCTTTGAACTGGATGCAGATGTTAATAAAATCAGGGAATTTGTTAATAATCTCGATTATTTTAAATTAGCTGTTAGTTTAGGCGATATTGAATCATTAATTGAGTACCCATTTTTCATGACTCATAGAGATTATGATAAAAAAATCTTAGATAGATTAGGTATAAGTAAATATTTACTCCGTATTTCTGCTGGACTTGAAGATGCTGAGATTCTTATTGAGGATATTGAAAATAATTTACAAAAACTTTAA
- a CDS encoding nucleoside phosphorylase, with product MSDNMLPILKTTPDKINDKVIVCGDPGRVDKISKFIDDVEEVAYNREYKVINGKYNGQAITVVSHGVGAAGAAVCFEEIIKGGAKEIIRVGTAGSLDLKIKDGDIVISEAAIREDGLTEQLIKKEYPAVADMDLTRNLISAANDIADKQIQSGIILTVGAFYPEIEALPNNYYSEAGALAVEMEASVLFVIASLHGVAASGIFAIDGIAIDFDADSYNPHRDKVDEAIKNSSIIALEAITL from the coding sequence ATGTCAGACAATATGTTGCCAATTTTAAAGACAACTCCAGATAAAATTAATGATAAAGTTATAGTCTGTGGGGATCCTGGCCGTGTTGATAAGATATCTAAATTTATTGATGATGTCGAAGAAGTGGCATATAACCGAGAGTATAAGGTAATAAATGGTAAATATAATGGTCAGGCAATAACTGTTGTTTCCCATGGAGTTGGAGCTGCTGGAGCTGCAGTCTGTTTTGAAGAAATTATTAAAGGTGGAGCTAAAGAGATTATAAGGGTCGGTACTGCCGGTTCCTTGGATTTAAAGATAAAAGATGGAGATATTGTTATTTCTGAGGCTGCAATTAGAGAAGATGGCCTGACAGAACAGTTAATTAAAAAGGAGTACCCGGCAGTAGCCGATATGGATTTAACTAGAAATTTAATTTCAGCAGCTAATGATATAGCTGACAAACAGATTCAGAGTGGGATAATATTAACTGTTGGGGCATTTTATCCTGAAATTGAGGCTTTGCCTAATAATTATTATAGTGAAGCCGGAGCCCTTGCTGTTGAGATGGAAGCCAGTGTATTATTTGTTATTGCCTCCTTACACGGAGTTGCAGCCAGTGGTATTTTTGCAATTGACGGGATTGCAATTGACTTTGATGCTGATAGTTATAATCCACATCGGGATAAGGTAGATGAAGCTATTAAAAATAGTAGTATAATAGCACTGGAGGCTATTACACTATAA
- the mtnA gene encoding S-methyl-5-thioribose-1-phosphate isomerase translates to MMKYETIRLDGETLILLDQRKLPEKIEFFEAEDYQEVAFAISDMVVRGAPAIGATGAYGVYLAALEYDDLSENEFLNQMKEAIEYLNKARPTAVNLSWATKRMFNIIKKNSGQNRKALIRLLEQEANNIAREDVEINKTMAKHGNKIVPMSANILTHCNTGALATVDYGTALGVIREAHRNNKNIHVYADETRPRLQGARLTAFELVEENIPATLIADSVAATLIRDGRIDLILVGADRIAANGDTANKIGTYMLSELARVHSVPFYVVAPRSTVDYNLDHGDLIEIEERSSDEVKKIGSEVIAPDGIRVYNPAFDITPAENITGIITEYGIVKPPFVSGLRDIKDRRRS, encoded by the coding sequence ATTATGAAGTATGAAACAATTAGATTGGATGGAGAAACTTTAATCTTATTGGATCAGAGAAAGCTACCTGAGAAAATAGAATTTTTTGAAGCTGAAGATTACCAGGAGGTTGCCTTTGCTATCTCTGATATGGTAGTTAGAGGAGCGCCTGCTATTGGAGCTACCGGTGCATATGGTGTTTATTTAGCTGCTTTAGAATATGATGACCTTAGTGAGAATGAATTTTTAAATCAGATGAAAGAAGCTATTGAATATTTAAATAAAGCCCGTCCTACTGCTGTTAATTTAAGCTGGGCAACTAAGAGAATGTTTAATATTATTAAGAAAAATAGCGGACAGAATCGAAAGGCTTTAATCAGATTACTAGAGCAGGAGGCAAATAATATTGCCCGGGAAGATGTTGAAATTAATAAGACTATGGCCAAACATGGTAATAAGATTGTGCCTATGTCTGCAAATATCTTGACCCACTGCAATACTGGAGCCCTGGCAACAGTTGATTACGGGACAGCATTAGGGGTTATTAGAGAAGCCCACAGAAATAATAAAAATATCCATGTTTATGCTGATGAAACCAGGCCCCGGCTACAGGGTGCCAGATTAACAGCTTTTGAACTTGTTGAAGAGAATATTCCTGCTACTTTAATAGCTGACAGTGTTGCTGCCACGCTAATTAGAGATGGCAGGATTGATCTGATTTTAGTTGGTGCTGATCGAATAGCTGCCAATGGCGATACTGCCAATAAGATAGGAACCTATATGTTATCAGAATTGGCCAGAGTTCATTCAGTTCCATTTTATGTTGTTGCTCCAAGATCAACAGTCGATTATAATTTAGATCATGGTGATCTTATTGAAATTGAAGAAAGATCTTCAGATGAAGTTAAGAAAATCGGTTCTGAAGTGATTGCTCCTGATGGTATAAGAGTATATAATCCAGCCTTTGATATAACACCTGCTGAAAATATAACTGGAATTATTACAGAATACGGTATTGTTAAACCTCCTTTTGTTTCTGGTCTAAGAGATATAAAAGATAGAAGAAGGTCATAA
- the dut gene encoding dUTP diphosphatase has product MKVEIKQIDKSIDLPEYQHPGEDAGIDLMAAENCNLTGGNFRMIKTGIKIAIPEGYGGFVYPRSGLAKDYGVTVLNSPGVIDSGYRGEVGVILINHSLEDFEIRKGDRIAQLIIHQIEQVEWNPVDKLPESERKSTGFGDSGI; this is encoded by the coding sequence ATGAAAGTAGAAATTAAGCAGATTGATAAATCGATTGACTTACCTGAATATCAGCATCCTGGTGAAGATGCCGGGATTGATTTAATGGCTGCTGAAAACTGTAACCTGACTGGAGGTAATTTCAGGATGATTAAGACTGGTATTAAGATTGCAATTCCAGAGGGTTATGGTGGTTTTGTTTACCCAAGGAGTGGTCTTGCTAAAGATTATGGTGTTACAGTCTTAAATTCACCAGGGGTTATTGATTCTGGATACCGGGGTGAAGTTGGTGTTATTTTAATAAACCACAGCCTTGAAGATTTTGAAATAAGAAAGGGAGACAGGATCGCTCAGCTGATAATTCACCAGATAGAGCAAGTTGAATGGAATCCTGTTGATAAATTACCAGAGAGTGAGAGAAAATCTACTGGTTTTGGTGATTCAGGAATCTAA
- a CDS encoding cell wall hydrolase, producing the protein MNISKFNLKVIISVFILVFIFGAIFPLETSAIDFKLIYTVQEGDSLYEISMGYNISIDRLTSWNGLSGNGMIRSGDDLEIPLDDDEPVERDFNKNFLDSEDDLNLATEKSYPINVNANAQADIDDISEEDLVTYNVSSGDSLYEIARTYNTSSSVIIALNDLENHSIRPGDQLQVPAKDLTERQLLARSISNQEIELLARAINGEARGEPYLGQVAVGAVIINRVISDKFPDTIEGVIMQDGQFCAVEDGQIDLAPSPSTRQAAQEAVNGRDPTDRSLYFYNPETSNEQAWMARRDVIVRIGNHVFAR; encoded by the coding sequence ATGAATATTTCAAAATTTAATTTAAAAGTTATAATATCTGTATTTATTTTAGTTTTTATTTTTGGGGCTATTTTTCCATTAGAGACCAGTGCGATCGACTTTAAGTTGATTTATACAGTTCAAGAAGGGGATTCTCTTTATGAAATTTCAATGGGCTATAATATAAGTATTGATAGGTTAACCTCCTGGAATGGACTGAGCGGCAATGGAATGATTAGATCAGGTGATGATTTAGAAATACCCCTTGATGATGATGAACCTGTTGAAAGGGATTTTAATAAGAACTTTTTAGACAGTGAAGATGATTTAAATCTAGCTACTGAAAAGTCTTATCCAATCAATGTTAATGCCAATGCCCAGGCAGATATTGATGATATATCAGAAGAAGACTTAGTTACATATAATGTCAGTAGTGGTGATTCTCTTTATGAAATTGCAAGGACATACAATACTTCTTCAAGTGTAATTATTGCTTTAAATGATCTAGAAAATCATTCTATTAGGCCTGGAGATCAATTACAGGTTCCTGCCAAAGACTTAACTGAAAGACAGCTACTGGCCAGATCTATTTCTAACCAGGAAATAGAATTACTTGCTAGAGCAATCAACGGTGAAGCCCGGGGTGAACCATATTTAGGGCAGGTTGCAGTTGGTGCAGTTATTATAAATCGGGTCATCAGTGATAAATTTCCTGATACTATTGAAGGTGTTATTATGCAGGATGGTCAGTTCTGCGCTGTTGAAGATGGTCAGATAGATTTAGCTCCTTCACCCTCCACAAGACAGGCTGCTCAAGAAGCTGTTAATGGCAGAGATCCAACAGATAGATCTCTATACTTTTATAATCCTGAAACTTCAAATGAACAGGCATGGATGGCCAGAAGAGATGTTATTGTTCGAATTGGAAACCATGTTTTTGCAAGGTAA